From a single Brassica napus cultivar Da-Ae chromosome C9, Da-Ae, whole genome shotgun sequence genomic region:
- the LOC106418294 gene encoding urea-proton symporter DUR3 → MATCPPFDFSAKYYNGGRSGCERRSSFFGDTTVLDQGVGYAVILGFGAFFAVFTSVLVWLEKRYVGAQHTSEWFNTAGRNVKTGLIASVIVSQWTWAATILQSSNVAWQYGVSGPFWYASGATIQVLLFGVMAIEIKRKAPNAHTVCEIVKARWGTATHIVFLVFCLATNVVVTAMLLLGGSAVVNALTGVNIYAASFLIPLGVIVYTLAGGLKATFLASYVHSVIVHVVLVVFVFLVYTSSSELGSPSVVYDRLKDMAAKSRTCTEPLSHHDQACGPVDGNYKGSYLTMLSSGGAVFGIINIVGNFGTVFVDNGYWVSAIAARPSSTHKGYLLGGLVWFAVPFSLATSLGLGALALDLPISADEANRGLVPPATAIALMGKSGSLLLLTMLFMAVTSAGSSELIAVSSLFTYDIYRTYINPRATGKQILKVSRSAVLGFGCFMGILAVILNKAGVSLGWMYLAMGVLIGSAVIPIAFMLLWSKANSFGAILGSISGCVLGIVTWLSTAKIQYGRVDLDTTGRNAPMLAGNLVAILTGGLIHAVCSLVQPQNYDWSTTREIKVVEAEAPGDGINVPVEELKEEKLRRAKAWIVKWGLVFTLLIVVIWPVLSLPARVFSRGYFWFWAIVAVAWGTIGSIVIIGLPLIESWETIKSVCMGMFTNDRLMNKLDDLNHRLQALTKAVPEAERIYLLEIEKTKKTDEES, encoded by the exons atgGCCACGTGTCCTCCTTTCGACTTCTCGGCGAAATATTACAACGGTGGCCGAAGCGGATGCGAGAGGCGGAGCAGCTTCTTCGGAGATACTACGGTGCTCGACCAAGGCGTTGGGTACGCCGTTATTCTCGGGTTTGGTGCTTTCTTCGCCGTCTTCACATCTGTGTTG GTTTGGTTAGAGAAACGATATGTGGGGGCTCAACATACCTCTGAATGGTTCAATACAGCTGGAAGAAACGTCAAGACAGGACTCATTGCGAGTGTCATTGTGTCACAG TGGACATGGGCTGCGACAATACTACAAAGTTCAAACGTCGCATGGCAGTATGGTGTTAGCGGACCGTTTTGGTACGCTAGTGGGGCCACCATACAG GTACTCTTGTTTGGTGTGATGGCGattgaaataaaaagaaaagctcCTAATGCTCACACGGTCTGCGAAATAGTGAAGGCTCG GTGGGGAACCGCAACACATAtagtgttcttggtgttttgTCTGGCGACAAACGTGGTAGTGACGGCTATGCTATTGCTCGGTGGCTCGGCCGTGGTGAATGCTCTCACCGGAGTGAATATATACGCTGCAAGCTTTCTGATTCCTCTCGGCGTCATTGTTTATACTTTGGCAGGAGGACTTAAAGCTACTTTCCTCGCAAGCTATGTTCACTCTGTCATAG TTCACGTGGTTTTAGTCGTCTTTGTGTTTCTGGTCTACACTTCGAGTAGTGAGCTTGGGAGTCCATCTGTGGTCTATGACCGGCTAAAAGATATGGCCGCTAAGTCAAGGACATGCACTGAGCCACTCTCACACCACGACCAAGCTTGCGGTCCGGTCGACGGCAACTACAAAGGCTCTTATCTCACCATGTTGAGCTCTGGTGGTGCTGTCTTCGGTATCATCAACATTGTCGGAAACTTCGGCACTGTCTTCGTCGACAAT ggTTACTGGGTGAGTGCAATAGCTGCTCGACCTTCATCAACCCACAAGGGGTATTTGCTTGGTGGACTCGTGTGGTTCGCTGTGCCTTTCTCTCTAGCCACCTCCTTAGGCCTCGGCGCACTTGCCCTAGACTTGCCTATAAGCGCAGATGAGGCTAATCGAGGTCTAGTCCCGCCTGCTACTGCCATTGCTCTCATGGGTAAATCAGGATCCTTGCTTCTTCTCACTATGCTTTTCAT GGCTGTAACATCAGCTGGTTCTTCCGAGCTAATCGCGGTGTCATCTCTCTTCACCTACGACATCTACCGAACATACATAAATCCTAGAGCAACCGGAAAACAAATCTTGAAAGTCTCAAGATCCGCGGTTCTTGGATTTGGATGTTTCATGGGGATTCTTGCAGTGATCTTGAACAAAGCCGGTGTTTCCCTCGGATGGATGTATCTCGCGATGGGAGTTCTCATTGGCTCTGCGGTTATTCCCATCGCTTTCATGCTTTTGTGGAGCAAAGCTAATTCATTTGGTGCTATTCTTGGGTCGATCTCTGGCTGTGTTCTTGGGATCGTTACTTGGTTATCCACCGCAAAGATTCAGTACGGACGTGTTGATCTTGATACCACAGGGAGAAATGCTCCCATGCTTGCTGGTAACCTCGTTGCTATTCTAACAG GAGGGTTGATCCATGCGGTGTGTAGTCTAGTACAGCCACAGAATTACGATTGGTCGACGACGAGGGAAATCAAAGTGGTGGAAGCTGAGGCTCCAGGGGACGGTATTAATGTTCCTGTAGAGGAGCTAAAAGAAGAGAAGCTGAGAAGAGCCAAAGCTTGGATTGTTAAATGGGGTCTTGTCTTCACTCTCCTCATTGTTGTCATCTGGCCAGTTCTCTCTCTCCCAGCAC GTGTGTTTAGCAGAGGATATTTCTGGTTTTGGGCAATTGTGGCTGTAGCTTGGGGAACTATAGGATCGATTGTGATAATTGGTTTGCCTTTGATCGAAAGCTGGGAAACGATCAAGAGCGTTTGTATGGGAATGTTCACTAACGATAGGTTAATGAACAAGCTTGATGACTTGAACCATAGGCTTCAAGCTTTAACCAAGGCTGTACCAGAAGCTGAGAGGATTTATCTGCTTGAAATCGAGAAGACAAAGAAAACCGATGAAGAAAGTTGA